In the Piscinibacter sp. XHJ-5 genome, one interval contains:
- the urtD gene encoding urea ABC transporter ATP-binding protein UrtD, whose protein sequence is MTPDLMEAGARVRAAMEAKKANPGSSGGRSASYGHVVHEGEVDTRHGPILYLDEITVSFDGFKALDALSLWIGAGELRCIIGPNGAGKTTMMDVITGKTRPDAGKAFFGSTIDLLRLRENQIASIGIGRKFQKPTVFEHLSVFQNLELALKDDRGVKAAMFFRLSGEQLDRIGAMLELIHLKDSAQRTAGALSHGQKQWLEIGMLLMQDPKLLLLDEPVAGMTDEETDRTAELFRSLQGNHSLVVVEHDMKFIHALTHDDPSKKVTVLHEGSVLAEGSLVEVQANEKVVEVYLGR, encoded by the coding sequence ATGACGCCCGACCTGATGGAAGCCGGCGCGCGCGTGCGCGCTGCCATGGAAGCGAAGAAGGCCAACCCGGGCAGCTCGGGCGGCCGCTCGGCCAGCTACGGCCACGTCGTGCACGAGGGCGAGGTCGACACGCGGCACGGACCCATCCTCTACCTCGACGAGATCACGGTCAGCTTCGACGGCTTCAAGGCGCTCGATGCGCTGTCGCTGTGGATAGGCGCCGGCGAGCTGCGCTGCATCATCGGCCCGAACGGCGCCGGCAAGACCACGATGATGGACGTGATCACCGGCAAGACGCGGCCCGACGCGGGCAAGGCGTTCTTCGGCTCCACCATCGACCTGCTGCGCCTGCGCGAGAACCAGATCGCGTCGATCGGCATCGGCCGCAAGTTCCAGAAGCCGACCGTGTTCGAGCACCTGTCGGTGTTCCAGAACCTCGAGCTCGCGTTGAAGGACGACCGGGGCGTGAAGGCGGCCATGTTCTTCCGGCTCTCGGGCGAGCAGCTCGACCGCATCGGCGCGATGCTGGAACTCATCCACCTGAAGGACAGTGCGCAGCGCACCGCCGGCGCGCTGTCGCACGGCCAGAAGCAGTGGCTGGAGATCGGCATGCTGCTGATGCAGGATCCCAAGCTGCTGCTGCTCGACGAGCCGGTGGCCGGCATGACCGACGAGGAGACCGATCGCACCGCCGAGCTGTTCCGCTCGCTGCAGGGCAATCACTCGCTGGTCGTCGTCGAGCACGACATGAAGTTCATCCACGCGCTGACGCACGACGATCCGTCGAAGAAGGTGACGGTGCTGCACGAGGGCAGCGTGCTGGCGGAGGGCTCGCTGGTGGAGGTGCAGGCGAACGAGAAGGTGGTCGAGGTCTATCTCGGAAGGTGA
- a CDS encoding YbaK/EbsC family protein: MSISPTLSNFLKESGAHYDVCAHPHSRTSAETARVAHVPERLLAKSVMLEDDDGCVMAVVPADSRVRLSALARMLGRSNLRLCEESTLRELFKDCDPGAVPAFGMAYGVETAVDDELVRNADIYVESGDHEQLLHMSRGQFSELMAHARHGHFCRTEH; this comes from the coding sequence ATGTCGATCTCGCCCACCCTGTCGAACTTCCTGAAGGAAAGCGGCGCGCACTACGACGTCTGTGCGCATCCGCACAGCCGCACCAGCGCCGAGACCGCGCGCGTCGCGCACGTGCCGGAGCGGCTGCTGGCCAAGTCGGTGATGCTGGAGGATGACGACGGCTGCGTCATGGCGGTCGTGCCTGCGGACAGCCGGGTGCGCTTGAGCGCGCTGGCGCGCATGCTGGGCCGCTCCAACCTGCGCTTGTGCGAGGAGTCGACGCTGCGCGAGCTGTTCAAGGACTGCGACCCCGGCGCCGTGCCGGCCTTCGGCATGGCGTACGGCGTGGAGACCGCTGTCGACGACGAGCTGGTGCGCAACGCCGACATCTACGTCGAGAGCGGAGACCACGAGCAGCTGCTGCACATGTCGCGCGGCCAGTTCAGCGAGCTCATGGCGCACGCGCGCCACGGGCACTTCTGCCGCACGGAGCATTGA
- a CDS encoding DJ-1/PfpI family protein, with the protein MFGWSRALMAAAVAAASGLAGCGGGAPLPPVPHDEAANERQQQAFVEALKPRRAGRPVVAVLALNEGTEMTDLLLPHAVLQRAGVAELRVVAPRAGRVVLYPALQIDGAQDFAAFEQIHPSGADYVIVPAMRDDDDPAVTAWLRRQAQRGARVIGVCVGGLVVGRAGLLDGRRFASHWYYRGKLLDRHPSGTYVPHQRYVVDRDVATTTGITASVPTMLALVEAIGGRDRAQALAAELGVASWTPVHDSTPFALDAGRALGYVLNKATFWRRERWSVDVRDGMDDVALALAADAWSRTGRVDVEATAARPVTLRSGLVPVAQPAAQALPRLPLVPALKPVQQLDRTLCEIGERYGTSARDRVMLEMEYPQAAGACAG; encoded by the coding sequence ATGTTCGGATGGAGTCGGGCGCTGATGGCGGCAGCTGTTGCAGCAGCCTCGGGTCTCGCCGGCTGCGGAGGAGGCGCGCCGCTGCCGCCCGTACCCCACGATGAGGCCGCGAACGAGCGGCAGCAGCAGGCCTTCGTCGAAGCCCTGAAGCCGCGCCGGGCCGGGCGGCCGGTGGTCGCGGTGCTCGCCTTGAACGAAGGCACCGAGATGACCGACCTGCTGCTGCCGCATGCGGTGCTGCAGCGGGCCGGGGTGGCCGAGCTGCGCGTGGTCGCGCCGCGCGCCGGACGGGTGGTGCTGTATCCCGCGCTGCAGATCGACGGCGCGCAGGACTTCGCCGCGTTCGAGCAGATCCATCCTTCCGGCGCCGACTACGTGATCGTGCCGGCCATGCGTGATGACGACGATCCCGCGGTCACGGCCTGGCTGCGACGACAGGCGCAGCGCGGCGCACGGGTCATCGGCGTGTGCGTCGGCGGGCTGGTGGTGGGGCGGGCCGGACTGCTCGACGGCCGCCGTTTCGCGAGCCACTGGTACTACCGCGGCAAGCTGCTCGATCGCCATCCGAGCGGCACCTATGTGCCGCATCAGCGCTACGTGGTGGATCGCGATGTCGCCACCACCACCGGCATCACCGCCTCGGTGCCGACCATGCTGGCGCTGGTCGAGGCCATCGGCGGCCGCGACAGGGCGCAGGCCTTGGCGGCCGAGCTCGGCGTGGCCTCATGGACCCCCGTGCACGACAGCACCCCGTTCGCCCTCGATGCCGGGCGGGCACTGGGCTATGTGCTGAACAAGGCGACGTTCTGGCGCCGCGAGCGCTGGAGCGTCGACGTGCGTGACGGCATGGACGACGTGGCCCTCGCCCTGGCCGCCGATGCCTGGTCGCGCACCGGCCGCGTCGATGTCGAAGCCACGGCCGCGCGGCCGGTGACCCTGCGCAGCGGGCTGGTGCCGGTGGCGCAGCCTGCTGCGCAGGCGTTGCCGCGCCTGCCCCTGGTGCCGGCACTCAAGCCGGTGCAGCAGCTGGACCGCACGCTGTGCGAGATCGGCGAGCGCTACGGCACGTCGGCGCGCGACCGGGTCATGCTGGAGATGGAGTATCCGCAAGCAGCTGGCGCCTGCGCGGGTTGA
- the urtC gene encoding urea ABC transporter permease subunit UrtC encodes MRAGVLAALIAVTVLAPVLNLLVPIGHPLHLSDYAVALIGKIMCYAICALAMDLIWGYTGILSLGHGVFFALGGYAMGMYLMRQIGRDGNYQSELPDFMVFLDWKTLPWHWSVSDSFAATLLLIVLVPGLLAFVFGYFAFRSRIKGVYFSIITQAMTFATMLLFFRNETGFGGNNGFTDFKRILGVAIARPSTRMVLFVLTGLTLIGFFLFARWLVASKFGRVLQAIRDAESRVMFTGYDPLRYKLTIWVISAVMCGIAGALYVPQVGIINPSEMSPAASIEIAIWTAVGGRASLVGPIVGAFFVNGAKSWFTQAFPEFWLYFLGALFIAVTLFLPQGIIGLLTRRKQEPRA; translated from the coding sequence GTGAGGGCGGGAGTCCTCGCTGCGCTGATCGCCGTGACGGTGCTCGCGCCCGTGCTCAACCTGCTCGTCCCCATCGGCCACCCGCTGCACTTGAGCGACTACGCCGTCGCGCTGATCGGCAAGATCATGTGCTACGCGATCTGCGCGCTGGCGATGGACCTGATATGGGGCTACACCGGCATCCTGTCGCTGGGTCACGGCGTGTTCTTCGCGCTCGGCGGGTACGCCATGGGCATGTACCTCATGCGCCAGATCGGCCGCGACGGCAACTACCAGAGCGAGCTGCCCGATTTCATGGTGTTCCTCGACTGGAAGACGCTGCCGTGGCACTGGTCGGTCAGCGACAGCTTCGCCGCGACGCTGCTGCTGATCGTGCTCGTGCCCGGCCTTCTGGCCTTCGTGTTCGGCTACTTCGCATTCCGCTCGCGAATCAAGGGCGTGTACTTCTCCATCATCACGCAGGCGATGACGTTCGCGACGATGCTGCTGTTCTTCCGCAACGAGACCGGCTTCGGCGGCAACAACGGCTTCACCGACTTCAAGCGAATCCTCGGCGTCGCCATCGCCAGGCCGTCGACGCGCATGGTGCTGTTCGTGCTGACCGGGCTCACGCTGATCGGCTTCTTCCTGTTCGCGCGCTGGCTGGTGGCCAGCAAGTTCGGCCGCGTGCTGCAGGCCATCCGCGACGCCGAGTCGCGCGTCATGTTCACCGGCTACGACCCGCTGCGCTACAAGCTCACCATCTGGGTGATCTCGGCGGTGATGTGCGGCATCGCGGGCGCGCTCTACGTGCCCCAGGTGGGCATCATCAACCCGAGCGAGATGTCTCCGGCAGCCAGCATCGAGATCGCCATCTGGACCGCGGTGGGCGGGCGCGCCTCGCTGGTCGGGCCCATCGTCGGCGCCTTCTTCGTCAACGGCGCGAAGAGCTGGTTCACGCAGGCGTTCCCGGAGTTCTGGCTGTACTTCCTCGGCGCGCTGTTCATCGCGGTGACGCTGTTCCTTCCGCAGGGAATCATCGGGCTGCTCACTCGCCGCAAGCAGGAGCCGCGCGCATGA
- a CDS encoding urease accessory protein UreD produces the protein MGWLGRLDLHYRREGERTRLHDRHRGPLRVLQSLYPEAPAVCHNVLVHPPGGIVGGDVLEIAAELEDGAHALLTTPGAARFYRSAGDEARQSAIARVGAGARLEWLPLETICHRGARGSNHLRFELAPGAEMIGWDLLALGLPASGEAFDHGRFVQHIELPGTWLERGIVDGADTRLLRSPLGWAAHAVSGTMWLAAGVALDAPRREALLDGTRELVAADPLARTAGATAPSERVVVLRVLAPRVEPMMKLMVAVWKRWRQTAWQLAPCAPRIWSS, from the coding sequence ATGGGCTGGCTCGGCCGACTCGATCTGCACTACCGACGCGAAGGCGAGCGTACCCGGCTGCACGACCGGCATCGCGGCCCGCTGCGCGTGCTGCAAAGCCTCTATCCGGAAGCGCCGGCCGTGTGCCACAACGTGCTGGTGCACCCGCCCGGCGGCATCGTCGGCGGCGACGTGCTGGAGATTGCGGCCGAGCTCGAAGACGGTGCCCACGCGCTGCTCACCACCCCCGGCGCGGCGCGCTTCTACCGCAGCGCCGGCGACGAAGCACGGCAGTCGGCCATCGCGCGCGTGGGCGCCGGTGCCCGGCTCGAGTGGCTGCCGCTGGAAACCATCTGCCACCGCGGCGCGCGTGGCAGCAACCACCTGCGCTTCGAGCTCGCACCCGGCGCCGAGATGATCGGCTGGGACCTGCTGGCGCTCGGCCTGCCCGCCAGCGGCGAAGCCTTCGACCACGGGCGCTTCGTGCAGCACATCGAGCTGCCGGGCACCTGGCTGGAGCGCGGCATCGTCGACGGCGCCGACACGCGGCTGCTGCGCTCGCCGCTCGGCTGGGCCGCTCACGCGGTCAGCGGAACGATGTGGCTGGCCGCCGGAGTGGCGCTCGACGCGCCGCGCCGCGAAGCGCTGCTCGATGGCACGCGCGAACTCGTCGCCGCCGACCCCTTGGCCCGCACCGCCGGAGCGACCGCGCCCAGCGAGCGCGTCGTCGTGCTGCGCGTGCTGGCGCCGCGGGTCGAGCCGATGATGAAGCTGATGGTGGCGGTGTGGAAGCGCTGGCGCCAGACCGCATGGCAGCTGGCGCCATGCGCGCCGCGCATCTGGAGCTCTTGA
- a CDS encoding Mut7-C RNAse domain-containing protein — translation MALAVFRFFEELNDFLAPPRRKREFELACAEAATVKNAIESVGVPHTEVELIVANGDSVDFGYRVRDGDRIAVYPVFEAFDITPLLRVRPEPLRDPRFIADAQLGGLARRLRMLGFDTLYDNHLPDDEIRRRAAAEHRTILTRDRQLLICRDVTHGCYVHALKPPEQLREIVERLQLGGKARPFTRCLCCNVPLQAVDKAAVLDRLPPAVARGQTQFRRCAACDRIYWPGDHFRRMRAALGEFFL, via the coding sequence CTGGCTCTTGCTGTCTTTCGGTTCTTCGAGGAGCTGAACGACTTTCTGGCGCCGCCTCGTCGCAAGCGCGAGTTCGAGCTCGCCTGTGCCGAAGCGGCGACGGTGAAGAACGCCATCGAGTCGGTGGGCGTGCCGCACACCGAGGTGGAGCTGATCGTCGCGAACGGCGACTCGGTCGACTTCGGCTACCGCGTGCGCGACGGCGACCGCATCGCGGTGTACCCGGTGTTCGAGGCGTTCGACATCACACCGCTGCTGCGCGTGCGGCCCGAGCCGCTGCGCGACCCGCGCTTCATTGCCGACGCGCAGCTCGGCGGCCTGGCGCGGCGGCTGCGGATGCTGGGCTTCGACACGCTCTACGACAACCACTTGCCGGACGACGAGATCCGCCGGCGGGCGGCCGCCGAGCACCGAACCATCCTCACGCGCGACCGGCAACTGCTCATCTGCCGCGACGTCACCCACGGCTGCTACGTGCATGCACTGAAGCCGCCGGAGCAGCTGCGCGAGATCGTCGAGCGGCTGCAGCTCGGCGGCAAGGCGCGGCCGTTCACGCGCTGCCTGTGCTGCAACGTGCCGCTGCAGGCAGTGGACAAGGCGGCGGTGCTGGACCGGCTGCCGCCCGCGGTGGCACGAGGGCAAACCCAGTTCCGACGTTGCGCCGCGTGTGATCGAATCTATTGGCCGGGGGATCACTTCCGGCGCATGCGGGCCGCGTTGGGCGAATTTTTTCTGTAG
- the urtE gene encoding urea ABC transporter ATP-binding subunit UrtE, whose translation MLKVNGINQYYGGSHILRNVGFDAELGQVTVVLGRNGVGKTTLLKSLMGVVPVKTGTIRLDGADITRDTPYERVRRGIGYVPQGREIFGRLTVEENLRMGLAYKPGSTAIPAELFELFPVLKQMLHRRGGDLSGGQQQQLAIARALAAGPKLLILDEPTEGIQPSIIKDIGRVIRMLADRKTMAIVLVEQYYDFAAELADQYLVMERGEVVQSGRGKDMTIDGVRQRMSI comes from the coding sequence ATGCTCAAGGTCAACGGCATCAACCAGTATTACGGCGGTTCGCACATCCTGCGCAACGTCGGATTCGACGCGGAGCTCGGCCAGGTGACGGTCGTGCTGGGCCGCAACGGCGTCGGCAAGACCACGCTGCTGAAGAGCCTGATGGGCGTCGTCCCGGTGAAGACCGGCACCATCCGCCTCGACGGCGCCGACATCACGCGCGACACGCCGTACGAGCGCGTGCGCCGCGGCATCGGCTACGTGCCGCAGGGCCGCGAGATCTTCGGCCGCCTGACCGTCGAGGAGAACCTGCGCATGGGCCTGGCCTACAAGCCGGGGAGCACGGCCATCCCGGCCGAGCTGTTCGAGCTGTTCCCGGTGCTCAAGCAGATGCTCCATCGCCGCGGCGGCGACCTGTCCGGCGGACAGCAGCAGCAGCTGGCCATCGCCCGCGCCCTCGCCGCGGGCCCCAAGCTGCTGATCCTCGACGAGCCCACCGAGGGCATCCAGCCGAGCATCATCAAGGACATCGGCCGCGTGATCCGCATGCTCGCCGACCGCAAGACGATGGCCATCGTGCTGGTGGAGCAGTACTACGACTTCGCGGCCGAGCTCGCCGACCAGTACCTGGTGATGGAGCGCGGCGAGGTCGTGCAGAGCGGACGCGGAAAGGACATGACGATCGACGGCGTGCGGCAGCGCATGTCGATCTAG